The following DNA comes from Hordeum vulgare subsp. vulgare chromosome 3H, MorexV3_pseudomolecules_assembly, whole genome shotgun sequence.
atgcaaatagatacgtttatattgattcactacgaaacatttgacataagaaaacaaaaatataggtcataagaccagaaaaatcacattttatgaataatttacactatgtttttatgtttgtaagtttacatgatataaaatattttttacggtgattatgtatttttttacgatctctttttacgtatgagataagattaaaatttcaGAAACGTAAAATTATAGTGTGTTGATGTGAAAatagaggagggggggggggtgaaaaataactattcctcacccagggtgaatATAACATTATTGATTTGGCATTGTGAATATTGATATTTTTTTCTATAAATTTGATCAAAGGAATGATAATTTAATTTGGGACAAAACTCATATGCAGCAAGAAAAAAAAGACACTGTTGACTGGCTATCTGAGTCCCCGCGGCACGATGGCTGCATCTACAGCGGCCGAGGAAGGACTCACAACTCGACTGAGCAGCTAGTGGACTACGATCGGGTGTGAAACCACTGCATAGAAATTAAACAAGTCCATGAGACAAGTAGCACGCTCGCACACAAGAGACAAGTAGCTTCGTTAGTGGCGGGAAGCAACAAAGAGCTGTCCACCAAGCCACCATGCATCCCAGCCATCGATTGATACCCGTTCAACAAATAGCCGGTCTGGACTGGATGGTGACACCCGTTCAACGGGTTTCCACGGGCCAACGAACAAGTTGCGCGTGCCAGCACTAGCTTGGCACTTGGCACGTACGTACAGTAGCCGCTATGTTAGTGGTGGAAAATGGAACGGATAAGGGATAAAGAGACTCATGGTGGACTCGATGGACCATCAACCAACGTTGGAACGTGTATTGCGCCAAACTGCAGCGCAGTAGTGCTGAGAATTGGCTTATAAAGATACGTGTGTTGTGCCTGGTATTATACATACACTGCATTGCGTTGCATGCAAATCGAAGATCGTAGAGAACAATCGACGATCGATGGCGAAGCAAGGTGTTGCTTCCGTGCTTGCAATGGCGCTGGTCCTTGTTTTCCTGGCAGCATTCCCTACAGGTATCATATATATGAGTATCTAATATGattaagatgcatctgcatcaacAATTTTTCTTGTAAGTGTTCCTGGAAAATTATTTAATGCACGATATTTTGCATAAAAGAGTGCAGTTCTCACCGGGCAGCTAACCCCAGCGGACATACAAAAGCAGGTTCACTATCTCATCCTGTTAAAATAACATGTATTCGAGGAACTAATTTTCGCTGATTGTATTCGATCGACAACTCAAATTCTCTAATTTGAGACGCAACGAAActgtttttttatatattggaaCTGTTCCATGTAACAGGGGTGCACTCCATCGGCGTGTGCAACGGCGTGATCGGCAACAACCTGCCCGCGCCCAGCGACGTAGTCAAGCTCTACAAATCCAAGGGCATCAACGCCATGCGCATCTACGCGCCGGAGAGCAACGTCCTCAAGGCGCTCAGTGGCACGGGCATCGGCGTCCTCATGGACGTGGGCAACGGCGTGCTCCCCAGCCTCGCCAACGACCCCTCCGCTGCGGCCGCCTGGGTCAAGGCCAACGTGCAGCCCTACCCGGGCGTCTCCTTCCGCTACATCGCCGTCGGCAACGAGGTCATGGACAGCGACGGCCAGAAGACCATCCTCCCAGCCATGAAGAACCTGCAGGGAGCGCTCGCCGCGGCCGGCCTCGGCGGCCGCGTCAAGGTGTCCACGTCGGTACGGTTTGACGTGGTCACCGACACCTTCCCGCCCTCCAACGGCGTGTTCGCGGACCTTGACTACATGGGGCCCATCCTGGACTTCCTGGTGAGCACCGATGCGCCGCTGCTGGCCAACGTGTACCCCTACTTCGCCTACAAGGGTGACCCGAAGAATATCAAGCTCAACTACGCCACCTTCGCGCCGGGCACCACCGTGAACGACGACGGCAACGGCCTGACCTACACTAACCTCTTCGACGCCATGGTCGACTCCATCTACGCCGCGCTGGAGGACGCCGAGACGCCGGGCGTGAAGGTCGTCGTGTCCGAAAGCGGGTGGCCGTCGGACGGCGGGTTTGGAGCGACGGCCGAGAACGCACGGGCGTACAACCAGGGGTTGATCAACCACGTCGGTAATGGCACACCCAAGAGGTCCGGTCCGTTGGAGACGTATGTCTTCGCCATGTTCAATGAGAACGAGAAGAAAGGGGATCCGACGGAGAACCACTTTGGGCTGTTCAATCCCGACAAGTCGCCGGCCTACTACATGCGCTTCTGACGAGTGCAGGAAACCCTGAATATTTTCTGTTCCAATAAGCTGCAATGCAAGTCAACCACCCCTGTGTGTGTTTTAAGTTCTAACTTATTTTAATCTCCAATAAAACAAGTCATTTTTTAAATAAATTCCATTTTCTATATGTCATATTTCACAAGAGGGGATCTTTTCGAACCTGGATGTATATACACCCtatatgcaaaaataaaatagcaaTTCAACGAAAAGTCAAAAACACCTGAAAATACTTTCTAAATTAAATTGACCTTTTATTGTACTTGtaagaaaaattccacaaaaagaaAATTATACTTTCACTTCTTTTCAAAAAAGACAATTTTTTGATCAAAATAAGGTGAATAGTGACCTATATTAGCAAATAAATTTTCTTTTTTTGCCCGGAAGTCAATGTTGacttttttcatgaaaatttatATACTAGTACAAAACAAAGTCAAGTTTAATCTAAAAATACTTGAAAACTATTTCGACCTTCTAATAAATTATTAAAAATCTGCATATAGGATGCATATACAACCAGGAACGTAAGTGTATTTCCCTTATTTCACATTCAAATTTGTGTAAGTGTGTCAAATTTTCATCCATCTATTCGTTATGCTCCGTAACCTGTGTAGTAGTACGGGCCTACTCATGCCAACATAGAAAGCAACTCAGCTGACAACATGAAAACACGGTCTTTTCAACACAATGGAAACATGTTTCTTCTTCCAGTTTTCATCAAAATCATTAATTGTGGCTATATATGGACAAATAACACGATACCCAGGGGTGATATGATGAGACCTTTTGGTTGTCGGTCCAATAAACCCCCTCCTTATCTcgcagctcgttgatcaaacctCTGCAACTGGGCAAAAAGGTCGCAGAGGTATGTCTACTTGTAGAAAACATGGCTTGTTGGTTTTTGTTAGATCAGAGCAACAATCCCGGTCGACTTGCGAACCGGGACTTAtgtgggcattagtcccggttcgagcggccGGGACGCCGATCGAGCCTCGGcgggcatcagtcccggttcgtctgggacctttagtcccgtttctagccacgaaccgggactaaaaggcagTCGGACGGGGGGTTTGGGGCGACGGCCGAGAACACACGGGCGTACAACCAGGGGTTGATCAACCACGTCGGCAATGGCACACCCAAGAGGTCCGGTCCGTTGGAGACGTATGTCTTCGCCATGTTTGATGAGAACGAGAAGAAAGGGGATCCgacggagaaccacttcgggctgTTCAATCCCGACAAGTCGCCGGCCTAGTACATGCGCTTCTGACGAGTGGAGGAAACCCTGAATATTTTCTGTTCCAATAAGCTGCACTGCAAGTCAACCACCCCTGTGTGTGTTTTAAGTTCTAACTTATTTTAATCTCCAATAAAACAAGTCATTTTTTAATAAATTCCACTTTCTATATGCCATATTTCACAAGAGGGGATCTTTTCGAACCTGGATGTATATACACCCtatatgcaaaaataaaatagcaaTTCAACGAAAAGTCAAAGACACCTGAAAATACTTTTTAAATTAAATTGACCTTTTATTGTACTTGTAAGAAAAGTTCCACAAAAAGAAAATGATACTTTCACTTCTTTTCAAAAAAGACAATTTTTAACCAAAATAATGTGAATAGTGGCCTATATTAGCAagtaatttttctattttttgcccAGAAGTCAATGTTGACTTTTTTCGTGAAAATTTATATACTAGTACAAAACATAGTCAAGTTTAATCTAAAAATACTTGAAAACTATTTTAACTTTTTAATGAATTATTAAAAAAATCTAAATATAGGATGCATATACAACCAGGAACGTAAGTGTATTTCCCATATTTCACATTCAAATTTGTGTAAGTGTGTCAAATTTTCGTCCATCTATTCGTTATGCTCCGTAACCTGTCTAGTAGTACGGGCCTACTCGGGCCAACGTAGAAAGCAACTCAGCTGCCAACATGAAAAAACACGTTTTTCTTTAACACAATGGAAACATGTTTCGTCTTCCAGTTTTCATAAAAATCATTAATTGTGGCTATATATGGACAAATAACAGGATACCCAGGGGTGATATGATGAGACCTTTTGGTTGTCGGTCCAATACACCCCCTCCTTATCTCGCACCTCGTTGATCAAACCTTTGCAACTGGAGAAAAGGTCGAAGAGGTCTGTCTATTATTAGAAAACATGGCTTTGGTTTTTGTTAGATGAGTACAACAATCCCGGTCGACTTATGAACCGAGACTTATGtggcatcagtcccggttcgagcggccGGGACGCCGATCGAGCCTCGGCGGGCACCAGTCCTGGTTCgtgtgggacctttagtcccgtttctagccacgaaccgggactaaaaggcccCACTCGTAGTGCAAccccattagtcctggttcgtgtttGGAACCGAGACTATTGATCAGTCCTCAGTCCTGGTTCTAGTCACCAACCCGGTCTAAAAGAATGCCTATATATAAGCGCGTCCTTGTCCGCTTATTCCTTTGTTTTTTGGCCGGCTAGCGTGTGGGAGGTGTGTGCTACTCcgtgctcacctcctatgcacatgaggtgtttgatgaaattcccgagccacacttaagctttcacctctctaagctcgacctccaagcaacttttcccacaagatttgtctatgtttggcggtgtaccaactacacaagtgtttcaaaaggttagcaacttcatcctttcatctcttacaactagtttagctcatgtcaaatgctctagaagtagagtcatttgtgggttttagtggaCGAATGTATATATGGGAGATCatttgatttagatgcacaatttgaactcaaattaacttcttagagtttgcacatgtgtagggtgccgtcccaccccccgtcctcaccgtcgtcgatcACCCGTGTCGATCTCGTCAcgacaccaccgtggtgagcctcttgttcttatcttattTTTAAAAGGAAATTTTTttgacttgtatgatttagatagctaCTTGTATAATTtccttacttttattattgtttgttattacatttgatcactattgtaatttggttttaatgtgatgatgaacttgtattaatttggccacttctctattcatgatgttctataagggtttttgatatacttaataatATAATGCacacagatgaaccggcaatggatgtacggtgaccgatgcACCTCCGACTACATTGATGGCCTACATAATTTTCTCGGAGTGGCTaacgcaaacaagcagaatggtttgatGTATTGTCCATGTATTGTCCGTGGGAATACGAAGGATTACTCTTCCTCGAAAACCCTTCAGTTGCACCTGTTCGAGAAGGGTTTCATGCCAgagtataatgtttggaccaagcacggagaaagaggggttatgatggaagacaatgaagaagaagaggatgatgacaactatccggaTCCTATGTTCCCTGAATAAGGTAATACTGCAACggtgaagctgaagatcaagaggcaccagatgtgcccgctgatgatgatcttcgctgGGCCATTATTGATGTACACAGAGAATGCAAAAGTGAAAGGGTgtagttgaagttcgatcgcgtGTTAgatgatcacaaaaaagggttgcatCCAAATTGCaatgatggcaacacaaagctcggtaccacactagaattgctgcaatggaaggcatagAAATGTGTATCTGACAAGGTATTTCAGAAGCtattgaaaataatgaagaacaagcttccaaaggataaagaATTGCCTGACAGTATGTAAAAAACAAAGAAGGTTCTCTGCCCTgtaggattagatgtgcagaagatacatgcatgccctaatgactgcatactCTACCACGGTGAGGAGTACGGGAATTTGAAAGCATGCCCGCTAtgtggtgcattgcggtataagatcatgcGAGATGAccttggtgatgttgagggccaacgccccaggaagagggttcctgccaaggtgatgtggtatgatcctaaagtaccatggttgaaacgtctgtttagaaacaaagagcatgccaagttgtagcGATCGCATAGAGAaggccgtaagaaagacgggatgttgagagtacccgctgacgggtcgcagtggagaaaaaccgAGAGAAAGTGGCGGGACTTTGAAGATGACGCAAGGAACATatagtttggtttaagtgcagatggcattaatccttttggggagcagagcagcaatcatatCACTTGGCCTGTAACTCTATGCagatataaccttcctccttggttgtgcaagaAGCGgaagttgatgacccacaagtgtaggggatctatcgtagtcctttcgataagtacgagtgttgaacccaacgaggagctgaaggaactgacaagtggttttcagcaaggtattctgtgcaggcactgaaattatcggtaacagatagttgtgtgataagatagttcgtagcgagtagcaagtaacaatagtaacaaaggtgcaacaagatggcccaatcccttttgtagcaagggacaagcctggacgaactcttatatgaggcaaagcgctcccgaggacacatgggaatttctgtcaagctagttttcatcatgttcatatgattcgcgttcgctactttgatagtttgatatgtgggtggaccggtgcttgggtgctgcccttacttggacaaacatcccacttatgattaacccctctcataagcatccgcaactacgaaagaagaattaagacaaagtctaaccataacattaaactagtggatccaaatcaaccccttacgaaacaacgcataaactagggtttaagcttctgtcactctagcaacccatcatctacttattacttcccaatgccttcctctaggcccaagtaatggtgaagtgttatgtagtcgacgttcacataacaccactagaggaaagacaacatacaacgcatcgaaatatcgaacgaataccaaattcacatgactacttataacaagacttatcccatgtcctcaggaacaaaagtgactactcacaaagcataattatgttcatgatgagaGAGgtcttgaatagcattaaggatctgaacatatgatcttccactgagtaatccaactagcatcaactacaaagagtaattaacactactagcaaccttacaagtaccaatgaaagtcgcaagacggagattggttacaagagatgaactagggtttggagatgagatggtggtgatgaagatgttgatggacatgagtcccctctgatgagaggagtgttggtgatgacgatggcgacgattcccccctccgggagggaagtttccccggcaggacggccgtgccgaagctctagattggttctgctcaagttccgcctcgtggcggcggtgtctcttcccgaaagccttcttctaattttttctgggacgaaaccctccttatagcagaagatgggagccggaggggtaacagggggcgcacaagccacccaggcgcgaccagggggtaggccgcgcctggcaggcttgtggcctcctggtggctcccctccaatacttctttcgcccagtattttttataaaatccaaaataattccttgttgattttcacggcttttggagttgtgcggaataggtatctcaaaattgctcctttttcagacgagaattccagctgccggcattctccctcttcatgtaagccttataaaataagagagaaaaggcataagtattgtaccgtaatgtgtaataacagcccataaagcgatagcgataaatatcaacataaaagcatgatgcaaaatggacgtatcaactcccccaagcttagacctcgcttgtcctcaagcggaagccgagatcaataaatatgctcacaagtttagagatagaggtgtcgataaaacaaaatacggacatgcaagcatcatgatcatatttagaatagcaatatcgtcatataatctcttatgctaaagtgacaattccttcacaaagtaaagtatggatcaagaaccttattgagaattaacaaccaatagtctttagtcattgaagcaattg
Coding sequences within:
- the LOC123445460 gene encoding glucan endo-1,3-beta-glucosidase GIII-like; the encoded protein is MAKQGVASVLAMALVLVFLAAFPTECSSHRAANPSGHTKAGVHSIGVCNGVIGNNLPAPSDVVKLYKSKGINAMRIYAPESNVLKALSGTGIGVLMDVGNGVLPSLANDPSAAAAWVKANVQPYPGVSFRYIAVGNEVMDSDGQKTILPAMKNLQGALAAAGLGGRVKVSTSVRFDVVTDTFPPSNGVFADLDYMGPILDFLVSTDAPLLANVYPYFAYKGDPKNIKLNYATFAPGTTVNDDGNGLTYTNLFDAMVDSIYAALEDAETPGVKVVVSESGWPSDGGFGATAENARAYNQGLINHVGNGTPKRSGPLETYVFAMFNENEKKGDPTENHFGLFNPDKSPAYYMRF